One region of Suncus etruscus isolate mSunEtr1 chromosome 5, mSunEtr1.pri.cur, whole genome shotgun sequence genomic DNA includes:
- the RPRM gene encoding protein reprimo, with product MTQAPGNQTEVASLLLANSSEALERVLRCCTQASVVTDDGFAEGGPDERSLYIMRVVQIAVMCVLSLTVVFGIFFLGCNLLIKSEGMINFLVKDRRPSKEVEAVVVGPY from the coding sequence ATGACCCAGGCGCCGGGCAACCAGACCGAGGTGGCGAGTCTATTGCTGGCCAACAGCAGCGAGGCGCTGGAGCGGGTCCTGCGCTGCTGCACCCAGGCCTCCGTGGTGACCGACGACGGCTTCGCCGAGGGCGGCCCGGACGAGCGCAGCCTGTACATCATGCGCGTGGTGCAGATCGCCGTCATGTGCGTGCTCTCGCTCACCGTGGTCTTCGGCATCTTCTTCCTCGGCTGCAACCTGCTCATCAAGTCGGAGGGCATGATCAACTTCTTGGTGAAGGACCGGAGACCGTCCAAAGAGGTGGAAGCGGTGGTGGTGGGGCCCTACTGA